A single Marinitoga aeolica DNA region contains:
- the hisS gene encoding histidine--tRNA ligase produces the protein MGQYKKFKGTQDIFGEESKYWYFIEKKSREIFLKYGFKEIKTPIIEPTELFKRSVGESTDIVQKEMYTFEDKGGRSVTLRPEGTASVVRAYVENSMINLGSPIKLYYIGPMFRYEKPQAGRLRQFHQIGIEIFGTDTPISDAETIILADELLKSLGLKNYKIKINSIGCKKCRPKYREALKEYYKTLLPNLCHDCQKRYETNIMRLLDCKIDREYAKKAPIIIDHLCDDCKTHFNKVINYLDSMEIKYEIDPKIVRGLDYYSKTAFEIEHTGLGAQSVILGGGRYNSLVEEIGGKETPAIGFGMGIERIILALKKENVEIDNPEKIDVYIAYSGENTDIEALKLSKMLKNEGLKVFLNLSERSIRNQMKHANKVNAHFVAIIGENELKTDTVTIKNMTTGEQFEVEKFWVPQILKEKSLLE, from the coding sequence ATGGGTCAATATAAGAAGTTTAAAGGGACACAGGATATTTTTGGTGAAGAATCAAAATATTGGTATTTTATTGAAAAAAAATCTAGAGAAATATTTTTAAAATATGGATTCAAAGAAATAAAAACTCCAATAATAGAACCAACTGAATTATTTAAAAGAAGCGTTGGTGAAAGCACTGATATTGTTCAAAAGGAAATGTATACATTTGAAGATAAAGGAGGACGTTCTGTTACATTAAGGCCAGAAGGAACTGCTTCAGTTGTGAGAGCTTATGTAGAAAATTCTATGATTAATTTAGGATCACCTATAAAACTTTATTATATCGGTCCAATGTTCAGATACGAAAAACCACAAGCTGGTAGATTAAGACAATTTCATCAGATTGGAATAGAAATTTTTGGTACAGATACACCCATTTCGGATGCAGAAACTATTATTTTAGCTGATGAATTATTAAAATCTCTTGGCTTAAAAAATTACAAAATTAAAATCAATAGTATAGGATGCAAAAAATGTAGACCTAAATATAGAGAAGCCTTAAAAGAATATTATAAAACCTTACTCCCAAATTTATGCCATGATTGTCAAAAACGATATGAAACAAATATTATGAGATTACTCGATTGTAAAATTGACAGAGAATATGCAAAAAAAGCACCTATTATTATTGATCATCTATGCGATGATTGCAAAACTCACTTCAACAAAGTTATCAATTATCTTGATTCAATGGAAATAAAATATGAAATTGATCCAAAGATTGTTCGAGGATTGGATTATTATTCAAAAACTGCTTTTGAGATTGAACATACAGGATTAGGAGCCCAATCTGTCATTTTAGGTGGTGGAAGATACAATTCCTTAGTAGAAGAAATTGGGGGTAAAGAAACTCCTGCCATAGGTTTCGGAATGGGAATAGAAAGAATTATTCTTGCATTAAAAAAAGAAAATGTTGAAATTGATAATCCAGAAAAAATTGATGTATATATTGCATATTCTGGTGAAAACACAGATATAGAGGCACTAAAATTGTCTAAAATGCTAAAAAATGAAGGTTTAAAAGTATTCTTAAATCTCTCAGAAAGAAGTATTAGAAATCAAATGAAACATGCAAATAAAGTTAATGCACATTTTGTTGCAATAATTGGTGAAAATGAATTGAAAACAGATACCGTTACCATTAAAAATATGACTACAGGAGAACAGTTTGAAGTCGAAAAATTTTGGGTACCTCAAATTCTAAAAGAAAAATCTTTATTGGAGTGA
- the rd gene encoding rubredoxin, whose product MKKYVCTVCGYIYDPEEGDPTAGIPAGTSFDDLPEDWVCPMCGVGKDMFEAQE is encoded by the coding sequence ATGAAAAAATATGTATGTACAGTTTGTGGTTATATTTACGATCCTGAAGAAGGAGATCCAACAGCAGGTATTCCTGCAGGAACATCATTTGATGATTTACCAGAAGATTGGGTATGTCCAATGTGCGGTGTAGGAAAAGATATGTTTGAAGCACAAGAATAA
- a CDS encoding CPBP family intramembrane glutamic endopeptidase yields the protein MIYLILFLLIALYFLMVFFIEKKIPFEKGLLTKIIIFSLFIPIFKLELYKNIPLQLYIIFIVYGIVIVLLPEKIVKLPSFGIYLNIKRLILIPLSAATSEEVFFRGILNKYLFQAVENIIIVAIISSTLFALMHIFNYFNGIESKRYFLLISPVRFAFGFFFSIVNYKYGLLSVIIIHFLIDFPVFYRIYKKYN from the coding sequence ATGATCTACTTGATATTGTTCTTACTAATTGCCTTATATTTTTTAATGGTGTTTTTTATAGAAAAAAAAATACCATTTGAAAAGGGCCTTTTAACAAAAATAATTATATTTTCTTTATTTATTCCAATTTTTAAATTGGAACTATATAAAAATATACCATTACAACTTTATATTATATTTATTGTATATGGAATAGTTATTGTATTATTACCAGAAAAAATAGTAAAACTTCCATCATTTGGGATATATTTAAATATTAAAAGATTAATTTTAATTCCACTATCTGCTGCAACAAGTGAAGAGGTGTTTTTTAGAGGGATATTGAATAAATATTTATTTCAAGCAGTAGAAAATATAATTATAGTAGCGATAATATCTTCGACTTTATTTGCATTAATGCATATTTTTAATTATTTTAATGGAATAGAAAGCAAAAGATATTTTTTACTTATTTCTCCTGTGAGATTTGCATTTGGATTCTTTTTTTCAATTGTAAATTATAAATATGGATTATTAAGCGTTATAATAATTCATTTTTTAATTGATTTTCCAGTATTTTATAGAATATATAAAAAATATAATTGA
- the glgX gene encoding glycogen debranching protein GlgX, with protein sequence MENYFYYDNPDKSVPLKTERGFPKLGATVDAGGVNFALFTKNGKNVSLELYQNFYDDEPSHVFHLHPVKNKTGNIWHIYIHGIKHGQFYGWRVDGIYDPMNGYRFNKYKLLSDPYAKAISGSYNWDEDSVYGYDKNSSLLDLSFSTIDSAKSPTKSIVIDDSVYDWEDDVHPRIPLKDLIIYEMNIRLYTMNPNSSVMSRGTFKGIIEKLDYLKELGVNAIELMPIFEFNPNSIIRTNPITGERLKDVWGYNPLSFFAVTGNYSDGLKIGEQVFLFKDFVKILHKEGFEIILDVVYNHTGEGNELGPTLSFRGLDNPIYYILSKNKRYYENYSGCGNTFNCNHTVVKNLIIDSLRYWVTEMHVDGFRFDLASILGRDTNGNWIGDLSLLKDIAEDPIISDSKLIAEGWDAAGGYFLGSFPEGWAEWNGKFRDSVRKFVKGDKGLVGEIACRIAGSEDLYGNKSPVASVNFITSHDGFTMWDLVSYNKKHNEENGENNNDGANDNYSFNYGVEGETNDENILNIRKRQIKNFFTILMISQGTPMIYMGDEFCRTQYGNNNAYCQDTIKNWVDWERKEKFQDIFRFVRHLINFRKSHHTLRREHFFTGKDYTGDGIPDITWHGVNLYQPDFSYNSKSLAFMISGIDFVNQDVPPDNDIYVALNFYEKDLEFTLPKLHNKNWFRVIDTYFDSPNDFLEFPQKVTNYYTVKSKSIIVLISK encoded by the coding sequence ATGGAAAATTATTTTTATTATGATAACCCCGATAAAAGCGTTCCACTGAAAACAGAAAGAGGTTTCCCAAAATTAGGAGCCACAGTTGATGCTGGGGGAGTTAATTTTGCTTTATTTACAAAAAATGGTAAAAATGTATCTTTAGAATTATATCAAAACTTTTATGATGATGAACCTTCTCATGTTTTTCACCTTCATCCTGTAAAGAACAAAACTGGAAATATATGGCATATATATATTCATGGTATAAAACATGGACAGTTTTATGGTTGGCGCGTTGATGGAATATACGACCCAATGAATGGATATAGATTTAATAAATATAAACTACTTTCAGACCCATATGCCAAAGCTATTTCTGGTTCATATAATTGGGATGAAGATAGCGTTTACGGTTATGATAAAAATTCTTCATTACTCGATTTATCTTTCTCCACTATTGATTCAGCAAAAAGTCCTACAAAATCCATAGTAATAGATGATTCTGTATATGATTGGGAAGATGATGTTCATCCAAGAATTCCTTTAAAAGATTTAATAATATATGAAATGAATATAAGATTATATACTATGAATCCTAATTCAAGTGTTATGTCCAGAGGAACATTTAAAGGCATTATTGAAAAATTGGATTATTTAAAAGAATTAGGAGTTAATGCTATAGAATTAATGCCTATTTTTGAATTTAACCCTAACTCTATAATTAGAACAAATCCTATTACCGGAGAGAGACTAAAAGATGTATGGGGATACAATCCTTTAAGTTTTTTTGCTGTAACAGGAAATTATTCAGACGGTTTAAAAATTGGAGAACAAGTTTTTTTATTTAAAGATTTTGTAAAAATACTTCATAAAGAAGGTTTTGAAATCATTTTGGATGTTGTATATAACCATACCGGCGAAGGCAATGAATTAGGCCCAACATTATCTTTTAGAGGACTTGATAACCCTATTTATTATATTTTAAGTAAAAACAAAAGATATTACGAAAACTATTCGGGTTGTGGGAATACTTTTAATTGTAACCATACTGTAGTTAAAAACCTTATTATTGATAGTTTGAGATATTGGGTAACAGAAATGCATGTGGATGGATTTAGGTTTGATTTAGCATCTATTTTAGGAAGAGATACTAATGGAAATTGGATAGGAGATCTTTCTTTATTAAAAGATATAGCTGAAGATCCTATTATTTCAGATTCTAAATTAATAGCAGAAGGTTGGGATGCAGCAGGTGGATATTTTTTGGGATCATTCCCGGAAGGATGGGCTGAATGGAATGGAAAATTCCGAGATTCTGTAAGAAAATTTGTTAAAGGCGATAAAGGTTTAGTTGGAGAAATTGCATGTAGAATTGCCGGAAGTGAGGATTTATACGGAAATAAATCTCCTGTTGCAAGCGTTAATTTTATAACTTCTCACGACGGTTTTACAATGTGGGATTTGGTTTCCTATAATAAAAAACATAATGAAGAAAATGGTGAAAATAATAATGACGGTGCCAATGATAATTATAGTTTTAATTATGGAGTAGAAGGCGAAACAAACGATGAAAATATACTTAATATAAGAAAAAGACAAATAAAAAATTTCTTTACTATACTTATGATATCTCAGGGAACACCTATGATATATATGGGTGATGAATTTTGTAGAACCCAATATGGAAATAATAATGCATATTGTCAGGATACAATTAAAAATTGGGTTGATTGGGAAAGAAAAGAAAAATTTCAGGATATCTTTAGATTTGTTAGACATCTAATAAACTTTAGAAAATCACACCACACCTTAAGAAGAGAACATTTTTTCACTGGAAAAGATTATACAGGTGATGGAATACCCGATATTACCTGGCATGGTGTAAATTTATATCAACCTGATTTTTCATATAATTCAAAATCATTAGCTTTTATGATTAGTGGAATAGATTTTGTAAATCAGGATGTTCCTCCAGATAATGATATTTATGTTGCTTTGAATTTTTATGAAAAAGATTTAGAATTCACATTACCAAAACTTCATAATAAAAATTGGTTTCGTGTAATTGATACATATTTTGATTCTCCAAATGACTTTCTCGAATTTCCACAAAAAGTTACTAATTATTACACAGTTAAATCAAAAAGTATTATTGTTTTAATTTCTAAATAA
- a CDS encoding TrkH family potassium uptake protein translates to MPKYLSNLKYRYKLVFKNTGLMLVTFGIGLIIFGSLSIFFKDFSSFYSFFESGLISIFTGVFFILLSWNVKNSAINIQDAIVIIFLVWTLSIFFSALPFVFSGILNIHQAIFESTSGWTTTGLTLVDVTKIPKIFLLWRSLMQYFGGAGFALIMVIATGALGVGLYQAEGRTDNVVPNLRDSAKIIFGIYFSWALIGILLLKFAAGLSLFDAFNHTLTALATGGFSTKINSVGEFNNINAEIIIIALMIAGGTGFGVHYAALKRRDLFKKNPEPKTMFFILVISIPLILFFTTKTLYGFWGGLRHSIFQAVSALTGTGFSTVSFDNWNSFGLLIMTILMILGGMMDSTSGGLKLFRIFVIWKIIIHQIKNYFKPEGSIFHIEVYKGISKKKISYDTLKDVIAVVFMYFLIYTIGVLVLLSYGYSLEDSMFEYASALSAVGLSVGITTPNSPLGVIWIETLGMYLGRLEFFVIFFAVIKIFRDIKDIIQIKISNFRGGEPF, encoded by the coding sequence ATGCCAAAATATCTTTCAAATTTAAAATATCGTTATAAATTAGTTTTCAAAAATACAGGATTAATGCTTGTGACTTTTGGCATTGGATTGATAATATTTGGATCTCTCTCAATCTTTTTTAAAGATTTTAGCTCATTTTACAGTTTTTTTGAATCTGGTTTAATAAGTATATTTACAGGTGTTTTCTTTATTTTATTAAGCTGGAATGTTAAAAATTCTGCAATAAATATTCAAGATGCTATTGTTATCATATTTTTGGTGTGGACTTTGTCTATTTTTTTCTCTGCTTTACCTTTTGTGTTTTCTGGTATTTTAAACATTCATCAGGCAATTTTTGAATCAACCAGTGGGTGGACGACTACTGGCTTAACTCTTGTTGATGTTACAAAAATACCAAAAATATTTTTGTTATGGAGAAGTTTGATGCAATATTTTGGTGGTGCTGGTTTTGCTTTAATTATGGTTATTGCAACTGGTGCCCTAGGCGTGGGATTATATCAAGCTGAGGGGAGAACAGATAATGTTGTTCCAAATTTGAGAGATTCAGCAAAAATTATTTTTGGAATCTATTTCTCATGGGCTTTAATAGGAATTTTGCTTTTAAAATTTGCTGCAGGTTTATCATTGTTTGATGCTTTTAACCATACTTTAACAGCTTTAGCTACAGGTGGTTTTTCCACAAAAATAAATAGTGTTGGTGAATTTAATAATATTAATGCCGAAATTATTATTATAGCGTTAATGATTGCAGGTGGTACTGGTTTTGGAGTACACTATGCAGCTTTAAAAAGGAGAGATTTGTTTAAGAAGAATCCAGAACCTAAAACTATGTTTTTTATATTAGTAATATCAATTCCTTTAATTTTGTTTTTTACAACAAAAACTTTATATGGTTTTTGGGGCGGATTGAGACATTCAATATTCCAAGCTGTTTCCGCTTTAACTGGAACTGGTTTTTCTACTGTTTCTTTTGATAACTGGAATAGTTTTGGACTTTTAATTATGACTATATTGATGATATTAGGTGGTATGATGGATTCAACATCAGGTGGTTTAAAACTTTTCAGAATTTTTGTTATATGGAAAATCATTATTCACCAAATAAAAAATTATTTTAAACCTGAAGGAAGTATTTTTCATATTGAAGTATATAAAGGTATTTCAAAAAAGAAAATATCTTATGATACGTTAAAAGATGTAATTGCTGTTGTATTCATGTATTTTTTAATCTATACTATAGGTGTTTTAGTTTTATTATCTTATGGATATTCGTTAGAAGATTCTATGTTTGAATATGCTTCTGCTTTATCTGCAGTGGGATTATCTGTTGGGATAACAACCCCCAATTCTCCATTAGGAGTAATATGGATTGAAACTTTGGGAATGTATTTAGGAAGACTTGAATTCTTTGTAATATTCTTTGCTGTTATAAAAATTTTCAGAGATATAAAAGATATTATACAAATAAAAATTTCCAACTTCAGAGGAGGTGAGCCCTTTTAA
- the acpP gene encoding acyl carrier protein, translated as MTRDELFEKVKEIIVETLNVEEEDVTLDASFTDDLDADSLELVDLTMAFESELGVTIEDEELENIKTVEDVINSLSEKLNIEEE; from the coding sequence ATGACAAGAGACGAACTTTTTGAAAAGGTAAAAGAAATTATTGTAGAAACATTAAATGTTGAAGAGGAAGATGTTACTCTTGATGCATCATTTACAGACGATTTAGATGCTGATTCTTTAGAACTCGTTGATTTGACAATGGCTTTTGAATCTGAACTTGGTGTAACTATAGAAGATGAAGAGTTGGAAAACATCAAAACTGTTGAAGATGTTATTAATTCGTTGTCTGAAAAATTAAATATAGAAGAAGAATAA
- a CDS encoding DUF3783 domain-containing protein, which translates to MFNEVKDTPVIILNGFDSEEINKIMKAIKNVDGLPRIIFATTTKTNVNWKIGDLINELKQEDFEVKKALKKALNEKIKDD; encoded by the coding sequence ATGTTCAACGAAGTAAAAGATACACCTGTAATTATTTTAAATGGATTTGATAGTGAGGAAATAAATAAAATAATGAAAGCTATTAAAAACGTTGATGGATTACCAAGAATTATCTTTGCTACAACTACAAAAACAAATGTTAATTGGAAAATTGGTGATTTAATAAACGAATTGAAACAGGAGGATTTTGAGGTAAAAAAAGCGTTGAAAAAAGCATTAAATGAAAAAATAAAGGATGATTAA
- the uvrA gene encoding excinuclease ABC subunit UvrA, with the protein MDYIFVKGAREHNLKNIDVKIPKNKLVVISGLSGSGKSTLAMDTIYAEGQRRYLESVSSYARMFLGELKKPDVEYIEGLSPAIAIEQKSVSHNPRSTVGTVTEIYDYMRVLFARIGKPYCPKCNIPVEKSSIDEIIDKVYSEFDNNSRIYVFAPIAKEKKGEFKKEIEQMKKNGYKRVEIDGEIYDLEDISSLKKSYRHTINLLIDRLKLKKENFERLYEAIELSLKESDGFVEIRELDINEKTIKSKTYSEKLVCPNCGFSFPEITPKLFSFNSPYGACPDCHGLGFKFEFEPTYILDPDKTIYNGAAKSGKDSYLIKTLERVILHYNDDPNKKIRDLKTETQNALLYGSKDKISFEYITPNGVYTFKKQFEGLYNMYERRYKSTDSDEMRTYYQNEFMTMKTCQTCGGKRLKNESLSVKINDKNIQEISDMPIEKAKEFFENIELTDFEYKIVGELLNEIKKRLGFLTDVGLGYISLSRSANTLSGGESQRVRLATQIGSGLTGVTYVLDEPTIGLHPRDNERLINTLKKLKDLGNTVLIVEHDEEVIKSSDYIVDLGPGAGINGGNVVYSGWIRNLLKNPKDSLTGQYITGKKKIEIIKYKTKRVEKNTSLKLYGASHNNLKNIDVEFPLGKFIVVTGVSGSGKSSLIMDTLYPALIKELRSAKVKPGYYKKIEGLEYIDNVIAIDQSPIGRTPRSNPATYTGVFDLIRDLFAATKEARMKGFKKGRFSFNVKGGRCEACNGNGYLKIEMQFLPDVYVTCDVCKGKRYNKETLSVKYKGKSIADILDMSVEEALDFFQNIPRIKNILKLLTDVGVGYIKLGQPATTLSGGEAQRIKLTSELRKRSTGKTVYFLDEPTTGLHFEDVKKLIEVLHKLVEKGNTVIIIEHNLDVVKNADYIIDLGPEGGENGGYIIAQGSVEDIIKANTYTGNYLKRILYK; encoded by the coding sequence ATGGACTATATTTTTGTAAAAGGTGCAAGAGAACATAATTTAAAAAATATAGATGTAAAAATTCCTAAAAATAAATTAGTTGTAATTTCTGGTTTATCAGGTTCTGGAAAATCCACACTGGCTATGGATACAATTTATGCTGAAGGACAAAGGCGCTATCTTGAATCTGTATCTTCTTATGCAAGAATGTTTTTAGGTGAATTAAAAAAGCCAGATGTTGAATATATAGAAGGGTTATCCCCCGCTATTGCTATTGAACAAAAATCTGTATCTCACAATCCACGTTCAACTGTGGGAACTGTTACAGAAATTTATGATTATATGAGAGTTTTATTTGCAAGAATAGGCAAACCTTATTGTCCAAAATGTAATATTCCAGTAGAAAAATCATCTATTGACGAAATAATAGATAAAGTATATAGTGAATTTGATAATAATTCAAGAATATACGTGTTTGCACCAATTGCTAAAGAAAAAAAAGGTGAATTTAAAAAAGAAATAGAACAAATGAAAAAAAATGGATATAAACGTGTTGAAATAGATGGAGAAATATATGATTTAGAAGATATATCTTCATTAAAAAAAAGCTATAGGCATACTATAAATTTATTAATCGATAGACTTAAACTAAAAAAAGAAAATTTTGAAAGATTATATGAGGCAATTGAATTATCCCTAAAAGAATCTGATGGTTTTGTTGAAATTAGAGAATTAGATATCAATGAAAAAACAATTAAATCAAAAACATACAGCGAAAAATTGGTTTGCCCAAATTGTGGATTCAGTTTTCCAGAAATAACACCAAAATTATTTTCATTTAATAGCCCTTACGGTGCCTGTCCTGATTGTCATGGCCTTGGATTTAAGTTCGAATTTGAACCTACTTATATTTTAGACCCAGATAAAACTATCTATAACGGAGCGGCAAAAAGTGGAAAAGATAGTTATTTAATTAAAACATTAGAACGTGTTATTTTGCATTATAATGATGATCCTAACAAGAAAATACGAGATTTAAAAACTGAAACTCAAAATGCTCTATTGTATGGGTCCAAAGATAAGATTTCTTTTGAATATATTACTCCAAATGGTGTTTATACATTTAAAAAACAATTTGAAGGACTATATAACATGTATGAAAGAAGATATAAATCCACTGACTCAGATGAAATGAGAACTTATTATCAAAATGAATTTATGACGATGAAAACATGTCAGACTTGTGGTGGTAAAAGATTAAAAAATGAATCTTTAAGTGTTAAGATAAACGACAAGAATATACAGGAAATTTCAGATATGCCTATAGAAAAAGCAAAAGAATTTTTCGAAAATATTGAGTTAACTGATTTCGAATATAAAATTGTCGGTGAGCTACTAAATGAAATAAAAAAACGTCTGGGTTTTCTTACAGATGTTGGACTTGGTTATATCTCACTTTCCAGAAGCGCTAATACACTTTCTGGTGGAGAGTCTCAAAGAGTGCGATTAGCCACTCAAATAGGTTCTGGATTAACTGGAGTTACCTATGTTTTAGACGAGCCAACAATTGGGCTACATCCACGTGATAATGAAAGATTAATAAATACATTAAAAAAATTGAAAGATCTTGGAAATACTGTATTGATTGTAGAACATGACGAAGAAGTTATAAAATCATCGGATTATATAGTAGATCTAGGACCTGGTGCTGGTATCAATGGAGGCAATGTTGTATATAGCGGTTGGATTAGAAATTTGTTAAAAAATCCAAAAGACTCTTTAACAGGTCAATATATAACGGGAAAGAAAAAAATTGAAATAATCAAATATAAAACCAAAAGAGTAGAAAAAAACACATCTCTAAAATTATATGGAGCTTCACATAATAATTTAAAAAATATAGATGTTGAATTTCCATTGGGCAAATTTATTGTTGTTACAGGTGTTTCTGGTTCTGGGAAGTCTTCATTGATAATGGATACGCTATATCCAGCATTAATAAAAGAACTACGCAGTGCAAAAGTAAAACCGGGATATTATAAAAAAATAGAAGGTTTAGAATACATAGATAATGTTATTGCGATTGATCAATCACCTATTGGTAGAACTCCACGTAGTAATCCAGCTACTTATACAGGAGTTTTTGATTTAATAAGAGATTTATTTGCAGCCACCAAAGAAGCAAGAATGAAAGGTTTTAAAAAAGGCAGATTTAGTTTTAATGTTAAAGGAGGACGTTGCGAAGCATGTAACGGAAATGGATATCTAAAAATTGAAATGCAATTTTTACCTGATGTATATGTCACCTGTGACGTATGCAAAGGCAAAAGATATAACAAAGAAACATTAAGTGTAAAATACAAAGGAAAATCTATCGCTGATATATTAGACATGTCTGTAGAAGAAGCTTTAGATTTCTTTCAAAATATTCCACGAATTAAAAACATCCTCAAATTATTAACCGACGTTGGTGTAGGTTATATCAAATTAGGACAACCTGCAACTACATTATCAGGTGGAGAAGCACAGAGAATAAAATTAACCTCTGAATTAAGGAAAAGATCTACTGGAAAAACTGTATATTTCTTGGATGAACCAACAACAGGTCTTCATTTTGAAGATGTAAAAAAATTAATTGAAGTTTTACATAAATTAGTGGAGAAAGGCAATACTGTCATTATTATTGAACACAATTTAGATGTTGTAAAAAATGCAGACTATATAATAGATCTTGGCCCTGAAGGTGGTGAAAACGGAGGATATATTATTGCTCAAGGAAGCGTAGAGGATATTATTAAAGCAAACACATATACTGGAAATTATTTAAAAAGAATATTATATAAATAA
- a CDS encoding CTP synthase produces MAKKYIVVTGGVLSGIGKGIVSASIGRVLKDCGIKVNSLKIDPYLNVDAGTMNPNQHGEVFVTDDGYEADLDLGHYERFLGIDMKRFNNITAGQIFKSIIEKEREGKYLGATVQMVPHVTEEIKNRIKSIDTDLLMIEIGGTVGDIEGEIFLEAVRELSLEEGIENFFFVHVTFVPYLSVTNEFKTKPTQQSVQLLRKIGIHPNMLIIRTEKAIDSSSLDKISLFAGVNRKYVINLPDADNVYEVPEKLYNLGIQKIIAENLNLEIQNKLNWEYPKVFHPLKIAMIGKYLGTDDAYKSIIESIFLSGAEKPDLIDSQQIEELTEEETKELLSKYDGIIIPGGFGKRGIEGKIKAVKIARENKIPIFGICLGMQIMVIEFARHVGKLENANSSEFDPDTPYPVIDMMEEQKEILKLGGTMRLGAQETKILKNSRLYDIYKTETVFERHRHRYEVNLEKFKELFAYPDDESISNKLIISAKSDFVEAVEIKDHPFFIGVQYHPELKSKVGKPHPIFKAFVEKLKELKGLK; encoded by the coding sequence ATGGCTAAAAAATATATTGTTGTAACTGGTGGAGTATTAAGTGGAATTGGCAAAGGTATTGTTTCTGCTTCTATAGGAAGAGTACTTAAAGATTGTGGTATAAAAGTAAATTCTTTAAAAATAGATCCTTATTTAAATGTTGATGCTGGGACAATGAATCCAAATCAACATGGTGAAGTTTTTGTAACAGACGATGGTTATGAAGCAGATTTAGATTTAGGACATTATGAAAGATTTTTAGGTATTGATATGAAAAGATTTAATAATATAACTGCAGGACAAATATTTAAAAGTATTATAGAAAAAGAAAGAGAAGGAAAATATCTTGGAGCTACCGTACAAATGGTGCCTCATGTTACTGAAGAAATAAAAAATAGAATAAAAAGTATAGATACAGATTTATTGATGATAGAAATTGGCGGAACCGTTGGAGATATTGAGGGTGAGATATTTTTAGAAGCAGTAAGAGAATTGTCATTAGAAGAGGGTATTGAAAATTTCTTTTTTGTTCATGTAACATTTGTTCCATATTTAAGTGTTACAAATGAATTTAAAACCAAACCAACACAACAATCTGTTCAATTACTTAGAAAAATTGGGATACATCCAAACATGTTAATTATTAGAACTGAAAAAGCTATTGATTCTAGTAGTCTTGATAAAATTTCATTATTTGCAGGTGTAAATAGAAAATATGTTATTAATTTACCTGATGCAGATAATGTTTATGAAGTGCCAGAAAAATTATATAATTTAGGTATTCAAAAAATAATTGCTGAAAATTTAAATCTTGAAATTCAAAATAAATTGAATTGGGAATATCCAAAAGTTTTTCATCCTCTGAAAATAGCCATGATTGGAAAATATCTTGGAACAGATGATGCATATAAAAGTATAATAGAAAGTATATTTTTAAGTGGAGCAGAGAAGCCAGATTTAATAGATTCACAGCAAATTGAAGAATTAACAGAGGAAGAAACAAAAGAACTTCTTTCAAAATACGATGGTATTATTATTCCTGGAGGTTTTGGGAAACGAGGTATTGAAGGTAAAATAAAAGCTGTTAAAATAGCTCGAGAAAATAAAATTCCGATTTTTGGTATATGTCTGGGAATGCAGATAATGGTTATTGAATTTGCAAGACATGTTGGAAAATTAGAAAATGCAAATTCTTCAGAATTTGATCCTGATACACCTTATCCAGTTATTGATATGATGGAAGAGCAAAAAGAAATATTAAAATTAGGTGGCACAATGAGATTAGGTGCTCAGGAAACAAAAATATTGAAGAATTCAAGATTGTATGATATATATAAAACAGAAACAGTTTTTGAAAGACATAGACACAGATACGAAGTGAATTTAGAAAAATTTAAAGAATTATTTGCTTATCCTGATGATGAAAGCATATCTAATAAACTAATAATTTCAGCAAAATCAGATTTTGTTGAAGCTGTAGAAATAAAAGATCATCCATTTTTCATTGGAGTTCAGTACCATCCAGAATTAAAGAGTAAAGTAGGGAAACCACATCCAATTTTTAAAGCATTCGTAGAAAAATTAAAAGAGTTAAAGGGGTTAAAATGA